Proteins co-encoded in one Flavobacterium fluviale genomic window:
- a CDS encoding DUF58 domain-containing protein yields the protein MDTKELLKKVRKIEIKTKRLSNHIFSGEYHSSFKGRGMTFSEVRQYQYGDDIRNIDWNVTARYNEAHVKVFEEERELTMVLMVDISGSESFGSKNQFKKDIVTEIAATMAFSATQNNDKIGLILFSDTVELYIPPKKGRSHVLRIIRELIEFEPKSNKTDIAQALKFLSGTQKKKAIIFMISDFMSDSYEHTLKIASKKHDITGVRVYDIREERIPNLGMVPMLDAETGKIQLVDTSSKAVRLNYEKHYQEKLNYFKDTFRKSGAGIVNTRVDENYVTKLLGYFKSR from the coding sequence ATGGATACAAAAGAGCTTTTAAAAAAAGTACGGAAAATAGAAATCAAGACCAAAAGACTGAGTAATCATATCTTTTCGGGAGAATACCACTCTTCATTTAAAGGACGAGGAATGACGTTTAGCGAGGTGCGTCAATACCAATACGGAGATGATATTCGTAACATCGATTGGAATGTGACCGCACGCTATAATGAAGCTCACGTTAAAGTATTTGAAGAAGAACGCGAATTGACCATGGTTTTAATGGTTGACATTTCGGGTTCGGAATCTTTTGGTTCTAAAAATCAATTTAAAAAAGACATCGTCACCGAAATTGCGGCAACGATGGCTTTTTCGGCTACACAGAATAATGACAAAATTGGTTTAATATTATTTTCTGACACTGTAGAACTATATATTCCACCAAAAAAAGGACGTTCGCACGTGCTTCGCATCATTCGCGAATTGATTGAATTTGAACCAAAAAGCAATAAAACAGACATTGCACAGGCTCTAAAGTTTTTATCTGGAACTCAAAAGAAGAAAGCCATTATTTTCATGATTTCAGATTTTATGTCTGATTCTTACGAGCATACTTTAAAAATTGCTTCCAAAAAACATGACATTACGGGCGTTCGAGTTTACGATATCCGCGAAGAAAGAATTCCAAATTTAGGAATGGTGCCAATGCTGGATGCTGAAACAGGAAAAATACAATTGGTTGATACAAGTTCGAAAGCAGTTCGTTTGAATTACGAGAAGCACTATCAGGAGAAACTAAATTATTTTAAAGATACATTCCGTAAATCTGGAGCAGGAATTGTCAACACCAGAGTAGACGAAAATTACGTTACTAAACTATTAGGCTATTTCAAATCACGATAA
- a CDS encoding tetratricopeptide repeat protein, with product MKNLLLYILLTVSLAVSAQEKDKSLPAANEEYKQNKFVDAEANYRISESKFPKRSTAPYNLGNTIYRQNQISEAKFAYAKAIKNAKTRPEKHKAFHNLGNVFMKEKDYTQAVEAYKQALRNDPTDDETRYNYAYAKQKLKENPPKNDKNKDKNKDKDKDKNKDKDKDKNKDNKDKDKDKKDDKGDKDKDKKDGKNDPKKDDKSDNQGQPKPQPGGISKERVQNLLDAVNNEEKKIQDKVNAQKVKGNPKKTEKDW from the coding sequence ATGAAAAATTTACTTCTTTATATTTTACTAACGGTTTCTCTGGCAGTTTCTGCCCAAGAGAAAGACAAATCATTGCCTGCTGCCAATGAAGAATATAAACAGAATAAATTTGTTGATGCTGAGGCAAACTATAGAATTTCGGAATCTAAATTTCCTAAAAGATCAACAGCGCCATATAATTTAGGAAATACTATTTATAGACAAAATCAAATTTCAGAGGCCAAGTTTGCTTACGCGAAAGCCATAAAAAATGCTAAAACCAGACCTGAAAAACACAAAGCTTTTCATAATCTTGGAAATGTTTTTATGAAAGAGAAAGATTATACACAGGCAGTTGAAGCTTACAAACAGGCGCTGCGTAATGATCCTACAGATGATGAAACGCGTTACAATTATGCTTACGCAAAACAAAAGCTAAAAGAGAATCCACCGAAAAACGATAAAAATAAAGACAAGAATAAGGACAAAGACAAGGATAAAAATAAAGATAAAGACAAGGATAAGAATAAGGATAACAAGGACAAAGACAAGGATAAGAAAGACGATAAGGGCGACAAAGATAAAGACAAAAAAGACGGCAAAAACGACCCTAAGAAAGACGACAAATCGGACAATCAGGGACAGCCGAAACCGCAGCCTGGAGGGATATCAAAAGAACGTGTCCAAAATTTATTAGATGCCGTTAACAATGAAGAAAAGAAAATTCAGGATAAAGTAAACGCGCAGAAGGTAAAAGGCAATCCTAAGAAAACAGAAAAAGACTGGTAA
- a CDS encoding vWA domain-containing protein, producing MSKITFLNPEFLWLFLLIPIAIIWFLLKRNQQLATLKMSSTAGFQNNESLLVKLRPCLYVFRVLALSSLIIALARPRTVDISNQTKTTKGIDIVMAIDVSGSMLAKDLKPNRMEALKRVAADFVEERPNDRIGLVLYASEAYTKTPVTSDKAIILEAIKGIKYDTVLQDGTGIGMGLATAVNRLKDSKAKSRVIILLTDGVNNAGFIEPETAADIAKQYGIKVYTIGLGTNGMAESPYAYAPNGGFLFKMQKVEIDERLMKSIARKTDGTYFRATSNDKLAEIYKSINKLETTEIQELKFYDYDEKYRVFVLFAGLLLLLEVGLRNTVYRSFI from the coding sequence ATGAGTAAGATCACTTTTTTAAATCCAGAATTTCTTTGGTTGTTTCTTTTAATTCCGATTGCTATAATTTGGTTTTTATTGAAACGCAACCAGCAGTTGGCTACTTTAAAAATGAGCTCGACAGCAGGTTTTCAAAACAACGAATCTTTATTGGTCAAATTGAGACCATGTTTATATGTTTTTAGAGTTTTAGCTTTAAGCTCATTAATCATTGCATTGGCACGACCAAGAACTGTAGACATCAGTAATCAAACCAAAACGACTAAAGGAATTGATATTGTAATGGCAATTGACGTTTCTGGATCTATGCTGGCAAAAGATTTAAAACCAAATCGTATGGAAGCTTTGAAAAGAGTTGCTGCAGATTTCGTTGAAGAAAGACCAAACGACAGAATAGGATTGGTTTTATATGCTTCTGAAGCTTATACTAAAACACCAGTTACAAGCGATAAAGCTATTATTCTTGAAGCCATAAAAGGCATTAAATACGATACGGTTTTACAAGACGGAACTGGAATTGGAATGGGATTAGCAACTGCTGTAAACCGTTTAAAAGACAGTAAAGCAAAGAGCCGTGTAATTATTTTACTTACCGATGGTGTTAATAATGCTGGATTTATCGAGCCGGAAACTGCTGCCGACATTGCCAAACAATACGGAATAAAAGTATATACAATTGGTCTTGGTACAAACGGAATGGCAGAATCTCCATACGCTTATGCACCAAACGGAGGTTTCTTATTCAAAATGCAAAAAGTTGAAATCGACGAAAGACTAATGAAAAGTATTGCCCGAAAAACAGATGGAACATACTTTAGAGCAACAAGCAACGATAAATTAGCTGAGATTTATAAGTCAATCAATAAATTGGAAACAACAGAAATTCAGGAATTGAAGTTCTACGATTATGACGAAAAATACAGGGTTTTTGTTTTATTTGCCGGATTGTTATTATTGCTGGAAGTGGGATTAAGAAATACGGTTTACAGAAGCTTTATTTAA
- a CDS encoding BatD family protein: protein MKRYLILFLLTFQGLMAQVQFEARVSKNTLGLNERLRVDFIMNVDGDNFEQPSFDGFKLVAGPSQQISQSWINGRSSFQKIYSYILQPERKGAVTIKQAAIEYNGQIYKTNPIKVTVTNAVAQERDPSDRPPGSGNELLTLVAEISKTNPYLNEPITVVYKLYFNNIGVTGFKELAKPKYNDFWNQNIDIKQLAIEEGNYQGQRCYYVILKKAILYPQKAGKLTIEPLSLDIGVQLPTNRRDMFGQMIITEDNKVVSAGAKTINVRPLPESTKPEGFTGAVGRLNFTVTPSKTTLKNGESLDLIVSAQGTGNMKLFTLPKPVVPNALEMYDPVHDEKVTTSLAGMSGRITDKYTIIPQYKGKYAIKPMQFSYFDLSSGTYKTITSKEIMVDVLDGPTPAEANTGSAAKNVAAKTEQFKNIKPKTILVSIAKNDFYGSDLYLGLLFAPFIIIPLIILGKKKKEAIDSDVTGNRIRMNNRLAKKYLSQAKKHLNNKEPFYIALEKAMHNFLKAKLHIETSEMSKDNIRELLLSRNANPETVQNFIALTENCEFARYAPASSASIQQDYDKAVLIISELEKQIV, encoded by the coding sequence ATGAAAAGATATTTAATTCTATTTCTACTCACTTTTCAAGGACTTATGGCTCAAGTACAATTTGAAGCCAGAGTCAGCAAAAACACGCTTGGACTGAACGAAAGACTTCGTGTAGACTTCATCATGAATGTTGACGGAGATAATTTCGAACAGCCTTCTTTTGACGGTTTTAAACTTGTTGCAGGACCAAGCCAACAGATTAGTCAATCTTGGATTAATGGTCGAAGCTCTTTCCAGAAAATTTACTCTTATATTTTACAGCCTGAGAGAAAAGGTGCTGTAACTATCAAACAAGCCGCAATAGAATACAACGGACAGATTTACAAAACAAATCCAATTAAAGTTACAGTTACCAATGCTGTAGCTCAGGAAAGAGATCCAAGCGACAGACCTCCAGGATCTGGAAATGAATTATTGACTCTTGTTGCTGAAATTTCAAAAACTAATCCATACCTAAATGAACCAATTACAGTAGTTTACAAACTGTATTTCAACAACATTGGCGTAACGGGATTTAAAGAGCTGGCAAAACCTAAATACAATGATTTCTGGAATCAGAATATTGACATTAAGCAATTGGCTATTGAAGAAGGAAATTACCAAGGACAGAGATGTTACTACGTAATCCTGAAAAAAGCAATTTTATATCCTCAAAAAGCTGGAAAACTCACAATTGAACCTCTTTCACTAGATATTGGTGTACAATTACCAACAAATCGACGCGATATGTTTGGTCAAATGATTATTACTGAAGACAATAAAGTAGTTTCGGCGGGAGCTAAAACAATAAATGTACGACCTCTTCCTGAGAGCACAAAACCAGAAGGATTTACAGGCGCTGTTGGAAGATTGAACTTTACGGTTACACCTTCTAAAACAACACTTAAAAATGGCGAAAGTCTAGATTTAATTGTAAGTGCACAGGGAACTGGAAATATGAAGTTATTTACACTTCCAAAACCAGTTGTTCCAAATGCCTTGGAAATGTATGATCCTGTTCATGATGAAAAAGTAACAACATCATTAGCTGGAATGTCTGGAAGAATTACAGATAAATATACTATCATTCCGCAGTACAAAGGAAAATATGCGATTAAACCAATGCAGTTTTCATACTTTGATTTGAGTTCGGGTACTTATAAAACAATCACTTCTAAAGAAATTATGGTGGATGTTTTAGACGGTCCAACTCCTGCAGAAGCAAATACAGGATCTGCTGCTAAAAATGTAGCTGCCAAAACAGAACAATTTAAAAATATCAAACCTAAAACAATTTTAGTTAGTATAGCTAAAAATGATTTTTATGGTTCTGATTTATATTTGGGATTATTATTCGCTCCGTTCATCATCATTCCGCTGATTATTTTAGGTAAGAAGAAAAAAGAAGCTATCGACAGTGACGTTACTGGAAATAGAATTAGAATGAACAATAGACTGGCGAAGAAATATTTATCGCAGGCGAAGAAACATCTTAACAATAAAGAGCCTTTCTATATCGCACTGGAAAAAGCAATGCACAATTTCTTGAAAGCCAAACTGCATATTGAAACCTCAGAAATGAGTAAAGACAATATTAGAGAATTGTTGTTGTCTAGAAATGCAAATCCAGAAACCGTACAAAACTTTATCGCTTTGACCGAAAACTGTGAATTTGCACGTTATGCACCAGCATCAAGTGCTTCGATTCAGCAGGATTACGATAAGGCGGTTTTGATTATTTCTGAGTTAGAAAAACAGATTGTTTAA
- a CDS encoding succinylglutamate desuccinylase/aspartoacylase family protein, giving the protein MKNSTPLVIFGESILPGEHRTINVEIARLHTTTKLNIPVIVRRSKIEGPTVLFSAGIHGDEINGVEIVRQIISKKINRPTRGTIICIPVINMYGFVNKSREFPDGRDLNRVFPGSKKGSLASRFAYHIVEEILPILDYAVDFHAGGASRFNAPQIRITENNPELKILADVFNAPFTLYSKNINGSFRNTSEKANVKMLLFEGGKSLDINNEIANEGVLGTKRLLHYLNMLDPKQLVEPAFEPSIYIKQSVWLRAKCSGLLHDFNLVGRFVTKGTILAIITDPFGKFEQKVKAPHDGFVINANHSPIVYEGDAIYHLSKSNPENADE; this is encoded by the coding sequence ATGAAAAATAGTACTCCATTGGTTATTTTTGGCGAATCGATTTTGCCGGGAGAACACAGAACGATAAACGTCGAAATTGCTCGACTGCACACTACAACCAAATTAAATATTCCTGTTATTGTACGCCGTTCCAAGATTGAAGGCCCAACGGTTTTGTTTTCGGCTGGAATCCACGGCGACGAAATAAATGGCGTCGAAATCGTTCGTCAGATTATCAGCAAAAAAATTAACAGACCCACGCGAGGTACAATAATTTGTATTCCGGTGATCAATATGTATGGTTTTGTGAATAAATCGCGCGAATTTCCAGACGGCCGCGACTTAAACCGTGTTTTTCCAGGAAGTAAAAAAGGTTCGCTTGCCAGTAGATTTGCCTATCATATTGTTGAAGAAATTCTGCCGATTCTAGATTATGCAGTCGATTTTCACGCAGGCGGAGCAAGTCGTTTCAATGCCCCTCAAATTAGAATCACTGAAAATAATCCCGAGTTGAAAATTTTGGCAGATGTTTTTAATGCGCCGTTTACTTTATATTCTAAAAATATAAATGGTTCTTTTAGAAATACTTCTGAAAAAGCCAATGTCAAAATGCTTCTTTTTGAAGGCGGAAAATCTTTGGATATTAATAATGAAATTGCCAATGAAGGTGTTTTGGGCACAAAACGTTTACTGCATTATCTAAATATGCTTGATCCAAAGCAATTGGTTGAGCCAGCTTTTGAACCTTCAATTTATATTAAACAATCGGTTTGGCTTCGTGCAAAATGTTCGGGTTTGCTGCACGATTTTAATTTAGTCGGAAGATTTGTAACCAAAGGCACTATCTTAGCCATTATTACAGATCCATTTGGTAAATTTGAACAGAAAGTAAAAGCACCACATGATGGTTTTGTAATTAATGCAAACCATTCGCCAATTGTTTACGAAGGCGATGCCATTTATCATTTATCTAAAAGTAATCCCGAAAATGCCGACGAATAA
- a CDS encoding vWA domain-containing protein — protein sequence MELDEKKYLYLLLLLPIVVCIFLFNMYWKRRKQREFGDLEMVKRLSPEKSVFKPVLKIVVILLALTCLIIGLVNPKIGTKMETVKREGIDIVFAVDVSKSMLAEDVAPSRLDKSKQLVSQIINNLGSDRIGIVAYAGSAFPVLPITSDYSVAKMFLQSMNPDMVSSQGTSLDEAIRLSATYFDEKSKTSKLLILISDGEDHSEGASVAAEEANKLGMKIITIGVGTERGGTIPLKENGVVRSYQKDQNGQTVTTKLNQEGLKTIAKATKGGYVYGGSTKEVLEYVKNALNNIQKTEFEATQMAEFQSQFQWFIGFALLLLFLDIFLLERKTSWIKELDLFNEKK from the coding sequence ATGGAATTAGACGAAAAAAAATATTTATATCTCTTATTATTACTCCCAATTGTGGTGTGTATTTTCCTTTTCAATATGTATTGGAAAAGAAGAAAACAACGCGAATTTGGTGACTTGGAAATGGTAAAAAGATTGAGTCCAGAGAAATCAGTTTTTAAACCTGTTTTAAAAATAGTGGTGATTCTTTTGGCGCTAACCTGCCTAATCATTGGTTTGGTAAACCCGAAGATTGGAACTAAAATGGAAACTGTAAAAAGAGAAGGTATTGATATCGTTTTTGCAGTCGATGTTTCTAAAAGTATGCTTGCCGAGGACGTTGCACCAAGTCGTTTGGATAAGAGTAAACAATTGGTCTCTCAAATTATTAACAACTTAGGAAGTGACAGAATTGGGATTGTGGCATATGCAGGAAGCGCATTTCCTGTTTTACCGATAACATCAGATTACAGCGTTGCCAAAATGTTCCTGCAGAGTATGAATCCTGATATGGTTTCGTCACAAGGAACATCTCTTGACGAAGCTATTCGCTTATCTGCAACTTATTTTGATGAAAAAAGCAAAACCAGCAAATTACTTATTCTAATTTCAGATGGAGAAGATCATTCTGAAGGCGCATCTGTTGCTGCAGAAGAAGCCAACAAATTAGGAATGAAAATTATAACCATTGGCGTTGGAACAGAACGAGGAGGAACAATTCCATTAAAAGAAAATGGTGTGGTTCGAAGCTACCAAAAAGATCAAAACGGACAAACTGTAACCACAAAACTAAATCAAGAAGGTTTAAAAACGATCGCAAAAGCCACAAAAGGCGGTTATGTTTACGGCGGCAGCACTAAAGAAGTTTTAGAGTATGTAAAAAATGCTTTGAACAACATTCAGAAAACAGAATTTGAAGCAACACAAATGGCCGAATTTCAATCGCAGTTTCAGTGGTTTATTGGGTTTGCACTTTTATTACTGTTCCTTGATATTTTCTTATTAGAAAGAAAAACAAGCTGGATCAAAGAATTGGATTTATTTAACGAAAAGAAATAA
- a CDS encoding 5-formyltetrahydrofolate cyclo-ligase has protein sequence MPTNKKELRIEYKNFRKALSFDEVEEKSLKIANQLIQMPIWDKIYYHVFLPIEEQKEVNTEFVLHLLSGKDKEILISKSDFESRKMTHFLLTDNTKIKKNEYNIPEPVDGIEVPSSKVEVVFVPLLAFDVFGNRIGYGKGFYDKFLAECKPETLKIGLSFFEAVSQIDDVFESDIKLDYCVTPEKIYQF, from the coding sequence ATGCCGACGAATAAAAAAGAACTTCGAATAGAATATAAAAATTTCCGTAAAGCACTTTCTTTTGATGAAGTCGAAGAAAAAAGTCTGAAAATTGCCAACCAATTGATTCAGATGCCAATTTGGGATAAAATTTATTACCATGTTTTTCTTCCTATCGAAGAGCAAAAAGAAGTTAATACCGAATTTGTACTTCATTTGCTTTCTGGAAAAGACAAAGAAATCCTGATTTCTAAAAGTGATTTCGAATCCAGAAAAATGACTCATTTTCTTTTGACCGATAATACCAAAATTAAAAAGAACGAATATAATATTCCAGAACCTGTTGACGGAATCGAAGTACCATCTTCTAAAGTCGAAGTTGTTTTTGTACCGCTTTTAGCTTTTGATGTTTTTGGAAACCGAATCGGCTACGGAAAAGGCTTTTACGATAAATTCCTTGCAGAGTGCAAACCCGAAACCCTCAAAATCGGACTTTCTTTTTTTGAAGCCGTAAGTCAGATTGATGATGTTTTTGAGTCGGATATTAAATTGGATTATTGCGTTACGCCTGAGAAAATATATCAGTTTTAA
- a CDS encoding vWA domain-containing protein encodes MRNLNFFMMAFLVFTIFSCKKVESADQSYETVDSAAAVVDEIPEEMYIEPNTESYAGLEENPFESPLKEPLSTFSIDVDNASYTNIRRFINEGQKVPKDAVRVEEMINFFKYKYPQPDGQHPFAINTEYSDCPWNTNSRLLKIGLQGKNVPMENLPASNLVFLVDVSGSMDEQNKLPLLKESMKVLVKELRNSDKVSIVVYAGSAGVVLEPTSGDRKDEIMEAFDELHAGGSTAGGEGIELAYKLAQQNFIKGGNNRVVIATDGDFNIGASSDDEMMKLIEQKRNSGVFLTVLGYGMGNYKDSKMEILADKGNGNYAYIDNIQEANRFLGKEFKGSMFAIAKDVKIQIEFNPKHVQAYRLIGYENRKLNAEDFKNDKIDAGELGSGHSVTALYEIIPAGVESSYVPSDLKYTKTQKTEGNYSDELATVKFRYKKPDGDKSIEIVNVIADRKTDLQNSSPDFKFTTAVSWFGLKLRESKYITSSSTSDIKKLAKSGLYNDEDGYRAEFIRLVDAVN; translated from the coding sequence ATGAGAAATCTTAATTTCTTTATGATGGCATTCCTCGTATTTACTATTTTCAGCTGTAAGAAAGTTGAATCAGCAGACCAAAGTTACGAGACAGTTGATTCTGCTGCAGCTGTAGTAGATGAAATTCCAGAGGAAATGTACATTGAACCGAATACAGAAAGCTACGCAGGATTAGAAGAAAATCCGTTTGAATCTCCGCTGAAAGAACCACTATCTACTTTTTCTATAGACGTTGATAATGCGTCATACACCAATATTCGACGTTTTATTAATGAAGGGCAGAAAGTTCCAAAAGATGCCGTTCGTGTAGAGGAAATGATCAATTTCTTTAAATATAAATATCCACAGCCAGATGGGCAGCATCCGTTTGCTATTAATACTGAATACAGCGACTGTCCGTGGAATACAAACAGCCGACTGTTAAAGATTGGTTTGCAGGGAAAAAATGTTCCAATGGAAAATTTGCCGGCTTCTAATCTTGTTTTTTTAGTAGATGTTTCTGGATCTATGGATGAGCAAAACAAATTGCCGTTATTGAAAGAATCAATGAAGGTTCTTGTAAAAGAACTTCGAAATAGTGATAAAGTTTCTATTGTAGTGTATGCAGGATCTGCTGGAGTTGTTTTGGAACCAACTTCTGGTGATAGGAAAGATGAAATTATGGAGGCTTTTGATGAACTGCATGCAGGAGGAAGCACAGCAGGAGGCGAAGGAATCGAACTGGCTTACAAATTGGCACAGCAAAATTTTATAAAAGGCGGCAATAACAGGGTAGTGATAGCTACTGATGGTGACTTTAATATTGGAGCATCAAGTGATGATGAGATGATGAAACTAATTGAACAAAAAAGAAACTCCGGTGTGTTTTTAACTGTTTTAGGTTATGGAATGGGGAATTATAAAGATTCTAAAATGGAAATTCTTGCCGATAAAGGAAACGGAAATTACGCTTACATCGATAATATTCAAGAAGCAAATCGTTTTTTAGGAAAAGAATTTAAAGGATCGATGTTTGCTATTGCGAAAGATGTGAAAATTCAAATTGAGTTTAATCCAAAACACGTTCAGGCGTATCGATTGATTGGTTATGAAAACCGCAAACTAAATGCTGAAGATTTCAAAAATGATAAGATAGATGCGGGCGAATTAGGAAGCGGGCATTCCGTTACGGCTTTGTATGAAATTATTCCAGCTGGTGTAGAAAGCAGCTATGTTCCGTCTGATCTAAAATATACTAAAACACAAAAAACAGAAGGCAATTACAGTGATGAATTGGCAACCGTAAAATTCAGATATAAAAAACCTGATGGTGATAAAAGTATTGAAATAGTAAATGTGATAGCAGATAGGAAAACAGATCTTCAAAACAGTTCTCCTGATTTTAAATTTACAACCGCAGTTTCTTGGTTCGGATTAAAATTACGCGAGTCAAAATACATTACCAGCAGTTCAACCTCAGACATTAAAAAATTAGCAAAGTCTGGTTTGTATAATGATGAAGATGGTTACAGAGCAGAATTTATAAGATTGGTGGATGCTGTAAACTAA
- a CDS encoding tetratricopeptide repeat protein, with amino-acid sequence MKNILYLFLLISQVFFAQGRFEAGNALYEKGQYKEAVQVYENIIKEDKLHSAELYFNLGNCYYKLNQVAPSIYNYEKALVLKPNDPETLNNLKFAKKLTIDEIKEVPKVGFAKLIQNFTSIFDYNTWAKIAVAIGFIFLLSFIGYYFSSATLAKRIYFVGMFILLIALGLSIGAGMSEKNNFDNDRVAIVFSEFSQVRNEPQKSANGIILLHEGAKVYVLESAAGWKKVELTDGTQGWIDSSTIKEVK; translated from the coding sequence ATGAAAAACATACTATATCTCTTTTTATTAATCTCACAGGTTTTCTTTGCGCAGGGGCGCTTTGAAGCAGGAAATGCTTTATACGAGAAGGGACAATATAAAGAAGCTGTGCAGGTTTATGAAAACATCATTAAAGAAGACAAATTACATTCGGCTGAATTGTATTTTAATCTTGGAAACTGCTATTATAAATTAAACCAAGTTGCACCTTCTATTTATAATTATGAAAAAGCACTGGTTTTAAAACCAAACGACCCAGAAACTTTAAACAATTTAAAGTTTGCCAAAAAGCTTACAATCGATGAAATTAAGGAAGTTCCCAAAGTTGGTTTTGCAAAACTGATTCAAAACTTTACATCGATTTTTGATTATAATACGTGGGCAAAAATTGCTGTTGCAATCGGGTTTATCTTTTTACTGAGTTTTATTGGTTATTATTTTTCAAGCGCTACACTAGCCAAAAGAATCTATTTCGTTGGAATGTTTATCCTTTTGATAGCACTTGGTTTAAGTATTGGTGCTGGAATGTCCGAGAAAAATAATTTTGATAACGATCGCGTTGCAATTGTTTTTTCTGAGTTCAGCCAAGTTCGAAACGAACCTCAAAAATCTGCAAATGGAATTATTCTATTACACGAAGGGGCAAAAGTTTACGTACTAGAAAGTGCTGCTGGATGGAAAAAAGTAGAATTAACAGATGGAACTCAAGGCTGGATTGATTCTTCGACTATTAAAGAAGTGAAATAA